One stretch of Rissa tridactyla isolate bRisTri1 chromosome 21, bRisTri1.patW.cur.20221130, whole genome shotgun sequence DNA includes these proteins:
- the MTCH1 gene encoding mitochondrial carrier homolog 1 — MAAAAPLPPAGGAPPGGAAGRAAAAPGGPRAEGAEGLFVVLGAGLAAASHPLLYVKLLVQVGHEPLPPTVGRNVLGRKVLYLPGFFTYARHIVEVDGKRGLFRGLTPRLISSTLSTITRGSVKKAFPLEDMEHVSNKDDVKTSLRKVVKETSHEMMMQCVSRVVSHPLHVISMRCMVQFVGREVKYSGVFSAIGRIFKEEGILGFFVGLVPHILGDVIFLWCCNLLAHFINTYAVDDNFSQASVIRSYTKFVMGIAVSMLTYPFLLVGDLMAVNNCGLRAGLPPYAPAFTSWIHCWRYLSAQGQLFRGSSLLFRRAPMPATCFPID, encoded by the exons atggcggcggcggcgccgctgcccccggcggggggggcgccccctggcggtgccgcggggcgggcggcggcggccccggggggaCCCCGGGCCGAGGGCGCCGAGGGGCTTTTCGTGGTGCTGGGAGCGGGGCTCGCCGCCGCCAGCCACCCCCTGCTCTACGTCAAGCTGCTCGTCCAG GTTGGGCACGAGCCACTACCTCCAACCGTTGGAAGAAACGTGCTGGGAAGGAAAGTCCTGTACCTGCCCGGCTTCTTCACCTACG CCAGACACATCGTGGAAGTGGATGGGAAAAGAGGCCTCTTCCGCGGTCTTACTCCTCGCCTCATCTCAAGCACTTTATCAACCATCACCAGGGGGAGCGTGAAGAAG GCCTTTCCACTGGAAGACATGGAGCATGTTTCTAACAAGGATGATGTGAAGACCTCCCTTAGGAAAGTGGTAAAAGAG aCATCTCATGAGATGATGATGCAGTGCGTGTCCCGGGTTGTCTCACATCCGCTGCACG TGATCTCGATGCGCTGCATGGTCCAGTTCGTAGGCCGGGAAGTCAAATACAG CGGTGTGTTCAGCGCCATCGGCAGGATATTTAAGGAAGAAGGGATCCTGGGATTCTTTGT CGGTTTAGTCCCTCACATCCTGGGGGATGTCATCTTCCTCTGGTGCTGCAACCTCTTGGCTCACTTCATCAACACCTACGCGGTGGACGATAAC TTCAGCCAGGCATCGGTGATCCGGAGCTACACAAAATTCGTGATGGGG atCGCTGTGAGCATGCTGACGTACCCATTCCTTCTGGTGGGAGATCTCATGGCAGTGAACAACTGTGG GTTGCGTGCCGGCCTCCCTCCCTACGCTCCCGCGTTTACGTCCTGGATCCATTGCTGGAGGTATCTCAGTGCTCAG GGGCAGCTCTTCCGCGGCTCCAGCCTGCTCTTCCGCAGAGCTCCCATGCCGGCCACCTGCTTCCCCATCGATTGA